A single region of the Gossypium arboreum isolate Shixiya-1 chromosome 12, ASM2569848v2, whole genome shotgun sequence genome encodes:
- the LOC108477742 gene encoding ferritin-like catalase Nec2 gives MASRSCLFIFLLLLAFQSTVIKANTVAVLPPQCRPVVAGTLARFEYLVNLIIGYAEFFLRSSTGAGIEDIAPGLVQGPVPIGATVANLDNATRAAIREFGLALVGNLRAIVDETLLRAPLSRPQLNFTAGVFTGILNLSGLTPPFNVYGSTTQFLLVAEPLTSSLLQFYLAQVIPSIAGNDQQQLAAGIGLTAAAQAGYFRTRLNAIVNSPVPPYTMTVANFTNTTATAVNQLGLCGVKNEGLIVPLSLGAENRTTTNVVPGDVNSLSPRRTEREVLRIVFGTRNATRPGGIFLSFNGALFRLLVALRQS, from the exons ATGGCTAGTCGATcatgtttgtttatttttcttctaCTTCTAGCATTTCAATCCACCGTGATTAAGGCCAATACTGTTGCTGTTCTTCCACCTCAGTGCAGACCCGTAGTGGCTGGCACCTTAGCACGGTTTGAATACCTTGTTAACCTCATCATAGGTTATGCAGAATTTTTTCTGCGTTCTTCGACTGGTGCTGGAATCGAGGATATAGCGCCAGGTCTGGTTCAAGGTCCCGTTCCCATCGGAGCCACCGTTGCCAATCTCGATAACGCTACCCGTGCCGCTATTCGGGAATTTGGCTTAGCTCTGGTCGGGAATCTCAG GGCGATTGTGGATGAGACATTGCTCCGTGCTCCGCTCTCAAGGCCACAGTTGAATTTTACCGCTGGAGTTTTTACCGGTATTCTTAATCTCTCTGGTTTAACTCCTCCATTCAATGTTTACGGAAGCACAACCCAATTTCTTCTGGTCGCCGAACCCCTTACTTCTTCTCTTCTACAATTCTATTTGGCTCAAGTTATCCCTTCGATTGCCGGCAATGATCAACAGCAG CTGGCAGCTGGAATCGGACTCACTGCCGCAGCACAAGCTGGGTATTTCCGAACACGACTCAACGCCATAGTCAATTCACCGGTGCCACCTTATACGATGACAGTAGCTAATTTCACCAACACTACTGCAACAGCAGTTAACCAACTGGGATTGTGCGGTGTGAAAAACGAAGGTTTGATTGTGCCACTATCACTAGGAGCCGAGAACCGAACTACCACCAACGTCGTACCGGGTGATGTCAATTCCCTATCACCCCGACGTACTGAGAGGGAGGTGTTGAGGATCGTATTTGGAACTCGCAACGCCACCAGGCCCGGTGGAATTTTCCTAAGTTTCAATGGGGCACTTTTTCGACTACTTGTTGCCTTAAGACAAAGCTAA